The Synechococcus sp. WH 8101 sequence TGCACCTGACCGTCCTGATCCTGCAGCAGCAGACTCATCGCCCCGTGCAGCACCCCCACCCGGCCTTCCGTGATCGTGGCGGCGTGCCGGCCCGTGTCGACACCATCTCCGGCAGCTTCCACGCCGACCAAACGCACGTCGGTGTCGCCCACAAATGGGTGAAAGAGCCCCATGGCATTGGAGCCCCCGCCCACACAGGCCACCAGCACGTCGGGGTTGCGACCGAAGGCCTCATGGCACTGACGCTTGGTCTCCTCACCGATCACGGCATGGAAGTCGCGCACCAACATCGGATAGGGATGGGGACCCGCCACCGATCCGAGGATGTAATGGGTGGTCTCCACGTTGGTGACCCAGTCGCGGATCGCTTCGCTGGTGGCGTCCTTGAGGGTGGCGGTGCCGGCGGTGACGGGCTGCACCGTGGCGCCCAGCAAGCGCATGCGGAACACATTCAGGGCCTGCCGGCGCATGTCTTCGGCGCCCATGTAGACGACGCACTCCAGGCCGAAGCGAGCGCAGACGGTGGCGGTGGCGACACCATGCTGGCCGGCACCGGTTTCAGCGATGATCCGCTTCTTGCCCATGCGCAAGGCGAGCAAGGCCTGGCCGAGGGCATTGTTGATCTTGTGGGCGCCGGTGTGGTTGAGGTCTTCGCGCTTCAGCCAGATGCGCGGGCCACCCTCGCTGCGGCGGTAATGCTCCGTGAGCCGTTCGGCTTCATACAGCGGGTTGGGGCGCCCCACATAGGTGCGCAGCAGGTGGTGGAAACGATCGGTGAACGCCGGATCCTTCCAGGCTTCCGCCGCGGCCTGCTCCAGTTCGGCCAGCGCCGGCATCAGGGTTTCTGGCACGTATTGCCCGCCGAAGCGACCGAAGCGGCCCAGGGGGCTCGGCCTGGAGCTCACGGCCAGATCCGCGTCGGTGGGCTTGGGAGGCAGGGTGCTGGTCACGGAGCAGCCGACCGCGGAACGATCGTTGAAGCGTGGGGTCAGCGTAAGCAGGCGATCAGGCGATGCCGTGAGTCACGGGCGGTCTGGCGCCGATCCCGGAAACGGCAGGATGGGCAGGGTTGGGATCTCGAGGATGCCGAAGGGAGGCTGGCAGGAATTCAGCAGCGCCGACAGCCTGGCGCGCGCCCCTAACCCGGCGAAGGCCTCCACGCCGAAAAGCCAGCAGATGGTGCGAGTGCAACCGACCCGGGGGGGCCGGGGCGGCAAAACCGTGACCGTGATCCGGGGCCTCGAGCTCGATGCGGCCGGTTTCAAGACCCTTCTGAAAACGCTGAAAAGCCGCATCGGCAGTGGCGGCACGGCGAAAGACGGCATCGTGGAACTTCAGGGCGATCAGGTGGAGTTGGTGCTGGAGCTTCTCAGCAAGGAGGGCTACCGGCCCAAGCGCGCCGGCGGCTGACGCCTCAAGCTGGGCAACAATGACGGGCCGCCATCGCCCCTCGCCATGACCGCTGCTCGCGCCGAGACCCCCAAGGCCACCAACATCGTTTGGCATCACGCCTCGGTCGATCGGGCCGCCCGGGCTGAACAGCGCGGCCATCGCAGCGCCATCCTCTGGTTCACCGGCTTGAGCGGTGCCGGCAAGAGCACCCTGGCCAATGCGGTGAATCAGGCCCTGTTCGAGCGGGGGCTGGCCACTTATGTGCTCGATGGTGACAACATCCGACACGGTCTCTGCAAAGACCTGGGCTTCTCCGATGCAGACCGGGAGGAGAACATCCGTCGCATCGGCGAAGTGGCGAAGCTGTTCCTCGATGCCGGCGTGGTGGTGCTCACCGCCTTCGTGTCTCCCTTCCGCGCCGATCGCGACCGGGCCCGCCAGCTTGTGAGCGCCGGCGATTTCATCGAGATCCACTGCGCCGCCGACCTGGAAACCTGTGAGCAGCGCGACACCAAAGGGTTGTATGCCAAGGCCCGGGCTGGGGAGATCAAGGAATTCACCGGCATTTCCAGCCCCTATGAGGCACCGGAACAGCCCGAGCTGAAGGTCGACACCGGCAGCAGCGATCTAGAGGCCTGCGTGAATCAGGTGGTGCATCACCTGATTCAGCAGGGCATCATTCCGGCTCAGTCCTGAAATCGACCCAGGCATCGAGCAGGGTCTTGAAACAACTGGCGACCGGAACCGCCAGCAGCAGGCCCAACAGTTCGCCCACCCCCAGTAGATCGCCCGCCCTGGCCCCGAGGGGGAGGGCGATCAGCAGCCAGGCGGGTTGCAGGCCAACGATGCTGCCCATCAGGCGGGGCTGGATCACCTGATCCACCACCTGGCCCACACCGATCGCGGCCGCAAGGATCTCCAGCCCGGTGCGCGGATCCTGCACCGCTAACAGGGCGCTGACAGCGACGATGGTGAGGGCACTGGCGTAGGGAATCAGGGTGG is a genomic window containing:
- a CDS encoding translation initiation factor → MPKGGWQEFSSADSLARAPNPAKASTPKSQQMVRVQPTRGGRGGKTVTVIRGLELDAAGFKTLLKTLKSRIGSGGTAKDGIVELQGDQVELVLELLSKEGYRPKRAGG
- the cysC gene encoding adenylyl-sulfate kinase; translation: MTAARAETPKATNIVWHHASVDRAARAEQRGHRSAILWFTGLSGAGKSTLANAVNQALFERGLATYVLDGDNIRHGLCKDLGFSDADREENIRRIGEVAKLFLDAGVVVLTAFVSPFRADRDRARQLVSAGDFIEIHCAADLETCEQRDTKGLYAKARAGEIKEFTGISSPYEAPEQPELKVDTGSSDLEACVNQVVHHLIQQGIIPAQS
- the trpB gene encoding tryptophan synthase subunit beta translates to MTSTLPPKPTDADLAVSSRPSPLGRFGRFGGQYVPETLMPALAELEQAAAEAWKDPAFTDRFHHLLRTYVGRPNPLYEAERLTEHYRRSEGGPRIWLKREDLNHTGAHKINNALGQALLALRMGKKRIIAETGAGQHGVATATVCARFGLECVVYMGAEDMRRQALNVFRMRLLGATVQPVTAGTATLKDATSEAIRDWVTNVETTHYILGSVAGPHPYPMLVRDFHAVIGEETKRQCHEAFGRNPDVLVACVGGGSNAMGLFHPFVGDTDVRLVGVEAAGDGVDTGRHAATITEGRVGVLHGAMSLLLQDQDGQVQEAHSISAGLDYPGVGPEHSYLREIGRAEYGAVTDAQALDALQLVSRCEGIIPALETAHAFAWLDQLCPTLPEGTEVVLNCSGRGDKDVNTVAEKLGDALGG